The Candidatus Methylomirabilota bacterium genome includes the window TCGTCCTCAGCCGCAAGGCCGCGTCGGAGATGGTGCTCAAGCAGCTGTCCGAGCTGATCCCGGTCTACAGGGACGAGCTGCACACGTCCCTTACGGAGATCATCCGGCGGCGAAGCCTCTCGGGTCTCTTGGGCACGGCCGTCCTCCTGCTCTTCGCGAGCCAGCTCTTCGCATCGCTGCGGCTCGTGCTCAACGACATCTTCGGCTTCAGCCGGGGGCCGGGGCTCCTGCGCGAGATCGGGAAGGACCTGGTGCTCCTCTTCATGATGGGCGTGCTGTTCCTGGGAAGCATCGTCGTCTTCGATCTCTTCGGATGGATCCGGCTCCTGCTGATCGCGCCGGCGCAGATGCCGTCCGAATGGATCCGCTCGCTCTTCATGGCGCTCGCGCTGGGCTTCAGCACCATGCTGTTCTTCATCATGTACCGCTACTTCCCTCACCAGAGGGTATCGGCGGGCGCGGCGCTGGCGGGGGCGCTGCTGGCCGCGGTCCTGTGGGAGGCGGCGAAGCAAGGGTTCCGCTGGTACATCCTGCGAGTAGGCATCTACGACCGAATCTATGGCCCGCTGGGAGCGCTCGTGGGTCTGGGCATGTTTGCCTACTA containing:
- a CDS encoding YihY/virulence factor BrkB family protein, yielding MRTLRTAIASFRAHRGFFHAAGLAFSFLTCLVPILFFIVSLAGFVLSRKAASEMVLKQLSELIPVYRDELHTSLTEIIRRRSLSGLLGTAVLLLFASQLFASLRLVLNDIFGFSRGPGLLREIGKDLVLLFMMGVLFLGSIVVFDLFGWIRLLLIAPAQMPSEWIRSLFMALALGFSTMLFFIMYRYFPHQRVSAGAALAGALLAAVLWEAAKQGFRWYILRVGIYDRIYGPLGALVGLGMFAYYSGIVFILGAEFTEALRSRKDRG